A single genomic interval of Rhododendron vialii isolate Sample 1 chromosome 3a, ASM3025357v1 harbors:
- the LOC131318620 gene encoding L-galactono-1,4-lactone dehydrogenase, mitochondrial, with protein MFRALHLRRSLHQSLHHQNTTTPHSLPLKILTTTIPPQNPKLTRPFCSTPPPLPPSSSSESELRKYLGYAALLLGCGIATYYSFPFPENAKHKKAQLFRYAPLPDDLHTVSNWSGTHEVQTRVFLQPESLPELEAIVRDANQKKQKIRPVGSGLSPNGIGLTRLGMVNLALMDKVLEVDEERKRVRVQAGIRVQQLVDGIKDYGLTLQNFASIREQQIGGIVQVGAHGTGARLPPIDEQVISMKLVTPAKGTIELSKEKDPELFYLARCGLGGLGVVAEVTLQCVDRQELLEHTFVSNMKEIKKNHKKLLSENKHVKYLYIPYTDTVVVVTCNPFSKWKGPPKFKPKYSQDEAIQPLRDYYQESLKKYRGEGNVAKSPDKGEADISELSFTELRDKLLALDPLNKDHVVKVNQAEAEFWRKSEGYRVGWSDEILGFDCGGQQWVSETCLPAGTLSKPSMKDLEYIEELMQLINKELIPAPAPIEQRWTARSKSPMSPASSKSEDDIFSWVGIIMYLPTADARQRKEITEKFFHYRHLAQTQLWDRYSAYEHWAKIEVPKDKEELATLRARLRKRFPVDAYNKARSELDPHRILSNNMLEKLFPQSDTI; from the exons ATGTTCCGAGCTCTCCATCTCAGGCGATCCCTCCACCAATCCCTCCACCACCAAAACACCACCACCCCACACTCCCTCCCCCTCAAAATCCTAACCACCACCATTCCTCCCCAAAACCCCAAACTCACCCGGCCATTTTGctccacaccaccaccactccccccCTCTTCCTCCTCCGAATCCGAGCTCCGCAAGTACCTCGGCTACGCCGCCCTCCTCCTCGGCTGCGGCATCGCCACCTACTACTCCTTCCCCTTCCCCGAAAACGCCAAGCACAAAAAGGCCCAACTCTTCCGCTACGCCCCGCTCCCCGACGACCTCCACACCGTTTCCAACTGGAGCGGGACCCACGAAGTCCAAACTAGGGTTTTCCTCCAACCCGAATCGCTCCCCGAACTCGAGGCCATTGTGAGGGATGCTAATCAGAAGAAGCAGAAGATTCGGCCGGTCGGGTCGGGCCTGTCGCCGAATGGGATCGGGTTGACGAGGCTGGGGATGGTGAATTTGGCACTGATGGATAAGGTTTTGGAGGTGGATGAGGAGAGGAAGAGGGTTAGGGTGCAGGCTGGCATTAGGGTGCAGCAGCTTGTGGATGGGATTAAGGATTATGGGCTTACGTTGCAGAATTTCGCGTCGATTCGGGAGCAGCAGATTGGGGGTATTGTTCAG GTTGGCGCACATGGAACTGGTGCAAGGTTGCCTCCTATCGATGAGCAGGTCATCAGCATGAAACTGGTTACTCCTGCCAAAGGGACGATAGAGCTTTCAAAAGAGAAAGATCCTGAACTCTTCTATCTTGCTCGCTGCGGACTAGGGGGCCTTGGCGTTGTAGCAGAAGTAACTCTTCAGTGTGTTGATAGACAAGAGCTACTGGAGCACACTTTTGTTTCAAACatgaaagaaataaagaaaaatcacAA GAAATTGCTATCGGAGAACAAGCATGTGAAGTATCTTTATATTCCATATACTGACACTGTTGTGGTTGTGACGTGCAACCCTTTCTCCAAATGGAAAGGTCCTCCCAAGTTTAAACCAAAATATAGTCAAGATGAAGCTATACAGCCTCTTCGTGACTACTACCAAGAGTCTCTCAAGAAGTACAG AGGTGAAGGGAATGTTGCCAAATCTCCGGACAAAGGTGAAGCAGACATAAGTGAGCTTTCATTTACTGAGCTAAGAGATAAATTACTTGCCCTGGATCCTCTCAACAAAGACCATGTGGTAAAGGTCAATCAGGCTGAGGCAGAGTTTTGGAGGAAGTCAGAAGGATACAGAGTAGGCTGGAGTGATGAAATTCTTGGCTTTGATTGTGGTGGCCAACAGTGGGTATCGGAGACATGTTTACCTGCTGGAACCTTATCAAAGCCCAGTATGAAAGATCTTGAATACATAGAAGAGCTGATGCAACTTATAAACAAGGAACTGATACCTGCACCTGCTCCTATAGAACAGCGGTGGACAGCTCGCAGCAAGAGCCCCATGAGCCCCGCTTCAAGCAAATCAGAGGATGATATTTTCTCTTGG GTTGGTATAATTATGTACCTTCCTACAGCGGATGCTCGCCAGAGGAAAGAAATAACTGAGAAGTTTTTCCACTACAGGCATTTGGCCCAAACACAGTTGTGGGATCGGTATTCTGCTTATGAACATTGGGCTAAGATTGAG GTTCCTAAGGACAAGGAAGAGCTTGCAACTTTGCGAGCAAGGTTGAGGAAGCGTTTTCCAGTGGATGCGTACAATAAAGCACGAAGTGAATTGGACCCCCATCGGATCCTTTCTAATAACATGCTGGAGAAGCTATTCCCACAGTCGGATACAATTTGA